The genomic segment CTGCCCAGCATCGCGTGTGAGGCGAGCGGGCACAGCGCCGTTAATGCCAGCGCGATCTTCACCAATCTCATTTTTATTGCTCCAGAAAACAGGTCGGAGCATGGTGCCCGCAGACCCTTATTGGGATTGCGGGAAGTTTCTGAACGGCGTGTGGGAAAGGCCGTAAAAGGCCGTGAAGAGGGATAAAACGATGCGCGCAACCAGGCACGCGCAACACGATGGACACCGGACAGGCGTCGCTAGCAAACAGCGCCCGCCCGTGCCATCTGCGTAAAACATCAGAACGCCACAAATGGTCCCGTCCGTTGGCCAATCTTCGCGTAGCTGATCACGGTGTAGACCTCGCGGCCGTAGAAGAACGGCAGGCCCCACAGGAACATGTTGTTGTTCGAGCTGGCGAAGTACGCGCCGATCGTATCGAAAGCGGCGTAGCCGGTGGCGGCCAGAACCCTCGCGTTTTCGATGGAAAACGGCACCGCCAGCGGCGTGCCTGTGCCGTCCGTGGCCTCCATCGTTGCATACAGATTCAGCGTGCTCGACGGTATGTACCAGCTATATGGAAAAGCGCCGGCGGTCGGAATCGTCTCGTCCTGGAAACCATAGCCATTGGTGCCGCTGTCGATTGCACTGCGGTTCATCACACGCCCCTGATATTGCGTCGTGAAGGTGCCGTACTTATCGACGGCCAGTACCGTGGCGTTGGCCGGCAGCATGTTGTTCTGCTGGGTGGAGACGCCGAACACCAGTTGACCGTCCACGCTCGCCCGTCCGCCGGCCGGCAACGCGGGCAGGCGAATGACCGTGCCGTTGTTGTCGCTGGTGAACATGAAGACGGGGTTCGTCACCTCCTTGCTCTCTTCCATGCGAGTGCTGATGCAGTTGTTGCGAGACAGGCAATAGTAGTAAAGGCCCGGCACCGCCGTGGTCAGCGCATCCAGCGAGTCGCCCGTGAAATTATCGATGCCGACAATGCCGTTGGCGCCCATCGCAGCGACGCTGCCCAGATCGGCGCCGCCGTACGACACGCAGTCGGCCGGCGTCGCATATGCGCCATCCGCAATCACCTGAATCGGCAGATTATTCGCAGTCTTCTTGCCGATCAGGATGTCGGCCCGCTTGATCGCACCCCACGTGTAGCCCGACGCAAACGGCATGCATTGGGCGATCGGCGATGTGCCGAGTTTGTCATCGGTCGCGCCGGCTTGCGTGAGCAGCAGTGGCGCGAGCGACGGTATCGCCCACGCGCCGATGCGCACACCTGTCGAGCCGGTGTCGACCAGCATGTTGTCGACGGTCACGCATTGGGTCGGATTGCGCTTGCCGGGTATGCAGACCTTGATCGACACGAACAGCGTATTGATGTTGCCCATTGAACTGTTGACCTGCACCGGCACCACGTTGTCGCCCGTGGCCGGGACGGTG from the Paraburkholderia fungorum genome contains:
- a CDS encoding DUF3443 domain-containing protein, whose protein sequence is MNTSKKTGWLVAVLATITLAACGGGSASSTDIGWDASPDWSISPNNPSTPTVTVPATGDNVVPVQVNSSMGNINTLFVSIKVCIPGKRNPTQCVTVDNMLVDTGSTGVRIGAWAIPSLAPLLLTQAGATDDKLGTSPIAQCMPFASGYTWGAIKRADILIGKKTANNLPIQVIADGAYATPADCVSYGGADLGSVAAMGANGIVGIDNFTGDSLDALTTAVPGLYYYCLSRNNCISTRMEESKEVTNPVFMFTSDNNGTVIRLPALPAGGRASVDGQLVFGVSTQQNNMLPANATVLAVDKYGTFTTQYQGRVMNRSAIDSGTNGYGFQDETIPTAGAFPYSWYIPSSTLNLYATMEATDGTGTPLAVPFSIENARVLAATGYAAFDTIGAYFASSNNNMFLWGLPFFYGREVYTVISYAKIGQRTGPFVAF